Part of the Zingiber officinale cultivar Zhangliang chromosome 6A, Zo_v1.1, whole genome shotgun sequence genome, ataatattaaatttatatattttatattctattatataaaaatatagataaatttatttattaaaagaaattataaattttaataaaaatattataattttttaaaaatatataatttaatttttaataaatatttaaatttataatttatatttattaaatttgtaAGTCATAAATACATTCATTAATTAAAGCTCGTATTTGATTCAATTATTgacaaatcaaatttaaatattcaaaaatttgactcgATTATACCCCTATCTGTGGTGAATGAAAAAGAAGATATCGAGAGAAGAGCAAGAAAAGAAGCGctgaatgagaaaaaaaaaaagcataaTTTAAAAGCAATTAATACAAAATACACTAAAACTTTCGTAGAGTGCCGGTCACCATAGATCGTAAAATTATGCATATATAAGGCAGCAGGCGTGGGAAGGAGCcgttattttttgtttttgttttttaggTCACAACTATAACTTTTGTGGTGGAATTTCATTGAACTCCAGGGTTTATTCGCTGTTTTCAAAATGCTCCTTAAACTCTTAAAATTAGCAAAAATAAAAAGTTCACGAATAAACAAATTCCCCAAGCGGTCGAACATTTAGCTCGAGAGGTGGAAGAGCAGAAGCCCCCGCCTCCACTTTTCCATGCCCCTCGTCGATTGATCAAGCCCATTGACCGCATAGCCAGGGCTCGCTGAGTGTTAACCGATCGATAAACATCAGGTACGCGATCGAGTCGCCGACGCTTCTGACTTCTACTACTAGGGTTTCGATCACCTCAATCTCTCGTTGCCCTTCTCCCCAGATCTGAACGATCGAGGAGTCTGCTTTTTTCCATCGGCTTTTCCGTAGTTTCATTGCCGGATCAGGTGTGTTCTGCAGATCATGGGAAGAGGGAAGATAGTGATCCGAAGGATCGACGACGCGACGAGCCGACAGGTGACCTTCTCGAAGAGGAGGAACGGATTGCTGAAGAAGGCTAAGGAGCTCGCCATCCTCTGCGACGCCCAGGTTGGTGTCGCTGTCTTCTCCAGCACCGGCCGGCTCTATGAGTTCTCAAACACCAGGTTCTTCCCCATCTTCTCCTCACTCTTTTTCTCCTTACCAGTTAGAGCAGCTCTTTTATGCAAGTAATCATGTGGCTAATGAATCATGATCTATGACATCCCTAACGTAGTAACTCACTGAAAAATTTTATCTTGCAGATCTTGGTCAGTAAATAAATTATGTtcattctaattttttattttgggtTACTTCTGAATATATCAGCATGAAATCTGTGATCGACCGATACACCGCATCAAAAGAGGAACAACATTTGATTACGTCTTCGTCTGCGGAAGTGAAGGTATTTTTGTTTTGGATGAATAAATGGTCTGATCCTGCAAGCTGATTTGTAAGTCATTTTACGGGATGAAAATCACAATATTTACTATCAACGCGCGAGCAAAACTTTTGTTTCAGGAAAATTCAGTTTTTCTGTCTTAGAAAATGTTTtatagaaaaataagaaaatttatgtCAAATTATTCAATTATTCCTCATAATTGTTGTGAGAAAACTTAGTAAAATTAACCATAGTAGATTGATAGTGTATTCAATTATTGGTGTATCTCATGAATATATAGCACCACATAAGATATATAGCTGCTTAATTGTATCAAGCGCAAAGGTTGAGTTCTGATAGAATTGCATGCACATAAATACATGCAATTTACCAAAGCGCGAAAACAAAATTCATTCAGTTTGAAGTGAGattcataaaaacaaaaaaaaaacaaaaattaagcAATTCTTTAGCATGTATTATCCTTTTTGGCATTCCAATTCATGgacatttcctttttttaacattgaTCCAAGTCAAGTAGTAAATAAATGGAGTTATATTGTTTCATGTAATATGATTCTTTAACTTTTTCTAGAGAAACCCACTAAAGAAGAATGATTCTTTTCGGGCTGCAACATGTAGTATTCAACTGAAATATATATTCTTCTGCTAATTAATGTATTCGTCAAAAAGAAATCATACCGTggcatttaagtttaatttactgATCTACAGGCCTGGCAAAGGGAAACGACGAGCTTGAGGCAGCAATTGCATAACTTGCAAGAAAATCATAGGTATATCACCTATAAATTGAATAAAGTATTGATCAGAAAATTTTGTCAATAAACATAAAACAGTAGTCTTACAACACCTCTAGAATATTTCACTTTCAtatggagattttttttttcaagtgtaCATGTTCTTGCACAGACACAGCTACAGCATGACTTAGATATAGCATGGACACAATTAACACAGATCATCAAATGAGCCCCATCTAAAAAGTTGCATTATGAAGGTTTACACATGGCTGATAAGACACTAATTTCCTTTCTTTACATGACCTAAGTTGTAAATTCATTATAAAAAGGTAAAGGTTAGAATAAAATGCAATTACATATGCGTATGCAGGAATAATAAATGAAGTATACGCATAAAAAATTAAAGATTAGAATAACTAGCATTTGCATATCCATATGCaggaataaaaaaaatgaagtaaATACAGCAAATGGATTGCAACCGCTTAGATCTCACTTTCCATACCAATGAAACCCtagaataaaacaaaaaaaaaaatctataagatAGCTATAGAATAAATGTTCATTTCTCCAAACTGAAACTCAAATATTCTTCCACAGCCAGTTTTGAGGCACAATAATCTACTTATTGTAGTCTTCTATCCAAACATTAATGGTATGTTCGGTTTGCAGAACTATCCAAACATTTGGTATGCTTGGTTTACGAAATGAAATAGATAAGGAATGGAATAGATATTTCTAGAAAATGAATTAGACgaggaataaaataaaattattcattAGGTTACTTCAGGTGGAATATGAAAGAATTCATCCTAATATAAGTATTTTGTTAGACAGATGTAGCTCGCACAATCTACACAATCTAGTCTGACCAATCTACCCAGCCCAACTAGCTTAGCTTTGCCCGACAAGCTCGATTAGTTTGTTGCTCTGCTCTCATGCGCCATCTGAGGCCCTTAGTCAGATTGTTTCAAATCACCCACTCACTCCACTTGGTCTGACCTGGCTCATCCACCCACTCTGACCCTCAACTGCTCAATTTGCAGCTAGATATGGATCAATTAAGCAGCTAAATTAATAACGATACAAACATTAGAGAGATCTGCTTTTAGTTCCACTGAGACGCTTTTAGTTCTACAGGTTTCAAAATTGACCTACATGGTGCTGCTTGTTGGCACTAAATTGACTTTGCCAGTTTGCATTGTGGATTAAGCAGGACAATGCATATAAACACCCACCTACTTGTGTGAACTAAAAACTTGTTATTGGAACAAATCAACTTTATTAATGTTTTAAATCAACGAGTCATTCCATCATTATTGATAATTGCAGGCAGTTGATTGGGCAGGATCTCTCTGGGCTAAGCGTCAAAGATCTACAAAATATTGAGTCCCAATTAGAAATAAGCCTGTGTAGTGTCAGAATGAAAAAGGTCTTCTTTGATATCCTTTGAGCTATCTTTTGTCCTTTCGGTATCAGCTATTTTAAATGTGCTAATAATTGCAGGATCAACTTTTGATAGAAGAAATTCAAGAATTGCATCGTAAGGTTGTTGTATATTTCACTATACATCAGTAGGGCTTACAATTCTATATCTGATTCACCCAAATACTGGTTTGTCACAGGGAAAGCTTATTCAGCAGGATAATATTGAACTATACAAGAAGGTAAACCTTTTTCGTGAAGAAACTATTGAAATACAAAAGAAGTTATCAATCACAAAGTAGAGCATTATAAATACTCTTGGTTGTGAATTAttaaatttaacataaatatgCAATGACCAATGTCAGGTTCATGATACAAAGGGAATGAATGATATTGACAGAAGTTCTATTCCATATAATTTCAATATAGCAAGTGAAGCAACTGTGCCCAGGCAAATACTATGCCAGCCACAACAAGATGCAGATGAACCTCAAAGTAGGGGACCTCCAAAGCTAGGGTAATTTTATTTCGTTAGTTCACCTGTGGCATCCTTGGA contains:
- the LOC121997617 gene encoding MADS-box transcription factor 23-like isoform X1, coding for MGRGKIVIRRIDDATSRQVTFSKRRNGLLKKAKELAILCDAQVGVAVFSSTGRLYEFSNTSMKSVIDRYTASKEEQHLITSSSAEVKAWQRETTSLRQQLHNLQENHRQLIGQDLSGLSVKDLQNIESQLEISLCSVRMKKDQLLIEEIQELHRKGKLIQQDNIELYKKVHDTKGMNDIDRSSIPYNFNIASEATVPRQILCQPQQDADEPQSRGPPKLGVGTLNKMAVTVAALEH
- the LOC121997617 gene encoding MADS-box transcription factor 27-like isoform X2, coding for MGRGKIVIRRIDDATSRQVTFSKRRNGLLKKAKELAILCDAQVGVAVFSSTGRLYEFSNTSMKSVIDRYTASKEEQHLITSSSAEVKAWQRETTSLRQQLHNLQENHRQLIGQDLSGLSVKDLQNIESQLEISLCSVRMKKDQLLIEEIQELHRKAYSAG